A stretch of bacterium DNA encodes these proteins:
- a CDS encoding DUF3343 domain-containing protein: MTDFAYYTFGSNTRTMMAYHSAVRQGIEAKLVPNPPGDPDCSMAVRIPAESEDLAEEVWTGAEISWKIKMVG, from the coding sequence GTGACGGATTTCGCTTACTACACCTTCGGCTCGAACACCCGGACCATGATGGCCTACCACTCGGCCGTCAGACAAGGGATCGAGGCGAAGCTCGTCCCCAACCCGCCGGGCGACCCCGACTGCAGCATGGCGGTACGCATCCCGGCCGAGAGCGAGGACCTGGCCGAGGAGGTCTGGACCGGTGCGGAAATTAGTTGGAAGATCAAGATGGTCGGCTAG